In Plasmodium falciparum 3D7 genome assembly, chromosome: 13, the following are encoded in one genomic region:
- a CDS encoding histidine-rich protein III, which yields MVSFSKNKILSAAVFASVLLLDNNNSEFNNNLFSKNAKGLNSNKRLLHESQAHAGDAHHAHHVADAHHAHHVADAHHAHHVADAHHAHHVADAHHAHHAHHAANAHHAANAHHAANAHHAANAHHAANAHHAANAHHAANAHHAANAHHAANAHHAANAHHAANAHHAADANHGFHFNLHDNNSHTLHHAKANACFDDSHHDDAHHDGAHHDDAHHDGAHHDDAHHDGAHHDDAHHDGAHHDDAHHDGAHHDGAHHDGAHHDGAHHNATTHHLHH from the exons atggtTTCCTtctcaaaaaataaaatattatccgCTGCCGTTTTTGCTTCCGTACTTTTGTTAGATAAC aaTAACTCCGAATTTAACAATAACTTGTTTAGCAAAAATGCAAAAGGACTTAATTCAAATAAGAGATTATTACACGAAAGTCAAGCACATGCAGGTGATGCCCATCATGCACATCATGTAGCTGATGCCCATCATGCACATCATGTAGCTGATGCCCATCATGCACATCATGTAGCTGATGCCCATCATGCACATCATGTAGCTGATGCCCATCATGCACATCATGCTCACCATGCAGCTAATGCTCACCATGCAGCTAATGCTCACCATGCAGCTAATGCTCACCATGCAGCTAATGCTCATCATGCAGCTAATGCTCACCATGCAGCTAATGCTCACCATGCAGCTAATGCTCATCATGCAGCTAATGCTCACCATGCAGCTAATGCTCACCATGCAGCTAATGCTCACCATGCAGCTAATGCTCACCATGCAGCTGATGCTAATCACGGATTTCATTTTAACCTTCACGATAACAATTCCCATACTTTACATCATGCAAAAGCTAATGCTTGTTTTGATGATTCTCACCATGACGATGCCCACCATGATGGAGCACACCACGACGATGCCCACCATGATGGAGCACACCACGACGATGCCCACCATGATGGAGCACACCACGACGATGCCCACCATGATGGAGCACACCACGACGATGCCCACCATGATGGAGCACACCACGATGGAGCACACCACGATGGAGCACACCATGATGGAGCACACCATAATGCCACTACGCATCACTTACACCATTAA
- a CDS encoding acyl-CoA synthetase — protein MSIILTFLALFVFLICVFPCITEDTHKYVYSEICGKGANENESSVYCMKDHKKKNSLYVYKHIMKFFLDKYKSIPNEIALVEHSYGEPQNYITYDNFFRKVSSFSHTLNTYEGKGIESKKYNEKQNNGIFKLLGIYGSNSINWLASDLSAMMSGVTTLVMHSKFSIDVIVDILNETQLEWLCLDLDLVEGLLNHINELPHLKNLIILDTLSKNKEINLNKEENNNDKKNKSSGNSTSVKGNDLSNMIEITCSGPLEYDKEKLKKYNELKKKCEKCGKKLMLFDDMTKTQTKKFTIKNEDPDFVTSIVYTSGTSGKPKGVMLSNKNIYNQLFSLYNHSVRERYSFKNHLSYLPISHVFERTFAYSILMYGGTLNVWGKDINYFSKDIYNTKENIMGGVPKVFCRIYTNIMTEIDNLPSPKRRLVRKILSLRKSDHNGPFSKFLESIFHISKKIKDKVNPNLEIILSGGGKLSPDIAEEFCYLLNIKYCQGYGLTETAGAILGNHADDEHFEYIGGPIAPNTKYKVRTWETYKATDTLPKGELLIKSDSMFSGYFLEKECTKNAFTDDGYFKTGDIVQINDNGSVTFLDRSKGLVKLSQGEYIETDMLNNLYSQITFVNFCVVYGDDSMDGPLGIISVDKYLLFISLKNDNMLEKTGVTEKNYSEKLIDETLNETIYIDYVKGKMMEIYKKTNLNRYNVINDIYITSKQWDTTNYLTPTFKIKRFNVFKDFSFYIDAVKKKYEEKLSGSSTGSMNNGERCEKKDDIKNGSDNENKRISKSQLNGLNECAIKSEEEDVLEEVQKALRKYEEKNITQGVQKQLRRSNGTSMRKAREGSLLNSNERENDINGKRYIKETVPEEQQVNA, from the coding sequence atgagcATTATTTTAACCTTTTTAgctttatttgtttttttaatttgtgtGTTTCCATGTATTACGGAAGATACTCATAAATACGTGTACTCCGAGATTTGTGGAAAAGGGGCGAATGAAAATGAATCAAGCGTATATTGTATGAAGGATCATAAGAAGAAGAAttctttatatgtttataaacatattatgaaatttttcttagataaatataaatcaatTCCCAATGAAATAGCATTAGTAGAACATTCTTATGGGGAACCccaaaattatataacatatgacAATTTTTTTAGAAAAGTATCATCATTTAGTCATACTTTGAATACTTATGAAGGAAAAGGTATTGAatccaaaaaatataatgaaaaacaaaataatggtatatttaaattattaggTATATATGGAAGTAATTCAATTAATTGGCTAGCTTCTGATTTGAGTGCAATGATGAGTGGAGTTACTACATTAGTGATGCATTCTAAATTTAGTATTGATGTAATtgtagatatattaaatgaaacaCAATTGGAATGGTTATGTTTAGATTTAGATTTGGTTGAAGGATtattaaatcatataaatgaattacCACACCTAAAAAATCTTATAATTTTAGATACCTTatctaaaaataaagaaataaatttaaataaggaagaaaataataatgataagaaGAATAAATCCTCAGGAAATAGCACTAGTGTAAAAGGAAATGATTTATCGAACATGATTGAAATTACGTGTTCAGGTCCTTTGGAATATGATAAGGAAAAACTAAAAAAGtataatgaattaaaaaaaaaatgtgagAAATGTGGAAAGAAGCTAATGTTGTTTGATGATATGACAAAGACTCAAACTAAAAAATTCactattaaaaatgaagaccCTGATTTTGTTACGTCTATTGTATATACCTCTGGAACATCAGGAAAACCGAAGGGTGTTATGCTGagcaataaaaatatttacaatcaattattttcattatataatcataGTGTAAGAGAAAGGTATAGTTTTAAAAATCATTTATCTTATTTACCCATATCTCATGTGTTCGAGAGAACATTTGCTTATAGTATATTAATGTATGGTGGAACATTAAATGTATGGGGTAAagatattaattatttttctaaagatatatataatactaaggaaaatataatgGGTGGGGTACCTAAGGTTTTTTGTAGAATTTATACTAATATAATGACAGAAATAGACAATTTACCATCTCCTAAAAGGCGGCTTGTAAGAAAAATTTTATCTTTACGTAAATCTGATCACAATGGTCCTTTTAGTAAATTCCTTGAAagcatttttcatatatcgaaaaaaataaaagataaagtAAATCCTAATTTGGAAATTATACTAAGTGGCGGTGGGAAGTTATCACCAGATATAGCAGAAgaattttgttatttattaaatataaaatattgtcAAGGTTATGGTTTAACTGAAACTGCAGGTGCTATTCTTGGTAATCATGCAGATGATGAACATTTCGAATATATAGGAGGTCCCATTGCAccaaatacaaaatataaagtaaGAACATGGGAAACATATAAAGCAACTGATACACTGCCAAAAGGtgaattattaattaaaagtgATTCCATGTTTAGTGGATACTTTTTAGAAAAGGAATGTACCAAAAATGCCTTCACAGATGATGGTTATTTTAAAACGGGAGATATTGTACAAATTAATGATAATGGTTCTGTAACCTTTTTAGATAGATCAAAGGGTTTGGTTAAATTATCTCAAGGTGAATATATAGAAACGGATATgctaaataatttatattctcAAATAACGTTTGTAAATTTTTGTGTTGTATATGGTGATGATTCTATGGATGGACCATTGGGAATTATATCTGTGGATAaatatttactttttataaGTTTAAAGAATGATAATATGTTAGAAAAAACTGGAGTTactgaaaaaaattattcagaAAAATTAATTGATGAAACATTAAATGAGACTATTTATATTGATTATGTAAAGGGGAAAATGAtggaaatttataaaaaaactaATTTAAATAGATACAATGttattaatgatatatatataacttcgAAACAATGGGACACAACGAATTACCTTACTCCaacatttaaaataaaaagattcAATGTATTTAAAGATTTTTCCTTTTACATAGATGCagttaaaaagaaatatgaagaaaaattaagTGGAAGTAGCACGGGTAGTATGAATAATGGTGAACGTTGTGAGAAAAAAgatgatattaaaaatggaagtgataatgaaaataaaagaatatcgAAATCGCAATTGAATGGTTTAAATGAATGTGCAATAAAATCTGAAGAAGAAGATGTTCTAGAAGAAGTTCAAAAAGCACTAAGAAAATATGAAGAGAAGAACATAACTCAGGGAGTACAAAAACAATTAAGAAGAAGTAATGGAACATCTATGAGAAAGGCAAGAGAAGGATCATTATTAAATAGTAATGAAAgagaaaatgatataaatggaaaaagatatataaaagaaactGTACCAGAAGAACAACAAGTAAATGCATAA
- a CDS encoding rifin, whose amino-acid sequence MKKGRRKIIQIIIFYYKCELYVSNYDNDPDLESVEENFDIQTSQRFEEYDERMKEKQQKCKEQCEKDIQKIILKDQIEKSLTEKVEKDYLKCGCGLRGVAVSVGIIGPVAVNEWTKTATAMAIDFAIQECIKEGIQVVIERIKLFDFISSYLTVDWEMFINGSNYNTASGLIEAANSAMFSKGNSCTSPTGYFGRVCEAISNAKASFSSVAVEGEQAAFNTTKGIQVTMLSAVEAPSANMYSAIGYSVLAILIILLVMVIIYLVLRYRRKKK is encoded by the exons atgaaaaaaggacgcagaaaaattattcaaattataatattttatta CAAATGTGAGCTATATGTAtcaaattatgataatgatcCGGATTTGGAATCTGTGGAGGAAAATTTTGATATCCAAACCTCACAACGTTTTGAAGAATACGACGAACGTATGAAAGAGAAACaacaaaaatgtaaagaaCAATGTGAGAaagatatacaaaaaattattttaaaagaccAAATCGAAAAATCATTAACAGAAAAAGTGGAAAAAGATTATCTTAAGTGTGGGTGTGGGTTACGAGGTGTTGCAGTAAGTGTTGGAATAATTGGTCCAGTTGCTGTAAATGAGTGGACAAAAACTGCTACGGCTATGGCTATTGATTTCGCTATTCAGGAGTGTATAAAAGAAGGTATACAAGTAGTAATAGAAAGAATAAAATTGTTTGATTTTATTAGTAGTTATTTGACAGTTGATTGGGAAATGTTCATTAATGGATCAAATTATAATACTGCCAGTGGTCTTATTGAAGCTGCTAACTCTGCCATGTTTTCAAAAGGAAATAGCTGCACATCTCCTACTGGATACTTTGGGCGTGTGTGCGAAGCCATATCTAACGCTAAAGCATCGTTTAGTTCAGTTGCAGTAGAAGGTGAACAAGCTGCTTTTAACACAACTAAAGGTATACAGGTAACTATGTTATCTGCTGTAGAAGCACCCAGTGCTAATATGTACAGTGCAATTGGTTACTCAGTTCTTgccatattaattatattattggttatggtaattatttatttagttTTACGTTATcgcagaaaaaaaaaatga